The following coding sequences lie in one Gadus morhua chromosome 20, gadMor3.0, whole genome shotgun sequence genomic window:
- the xk gene encoding membrane transport protein XK isoform X1 translates to MRFPSSIFVSVSLFTAETTAALYLSSTYRSAGDQIWQGLTLLFTLLASVLVQLTLTFIHRDLNRDRPLVLFLHLLQLGPIVRCLEAFCIYGSVGVVEEPYVSITKKKQIPRGGPAEEVERHVGQAEGKLFTHRAAFARTSVIQAFLGSAPQLTLQLYICVLQRGMSVGRGTLMVISLLSIVYGALRCNILAIKIKYEEYEVDISPMAYFSVFMWRGFEIATRVVVLVLFSSVLKLWVLPVVSLNFLAFFFYPWVLFWLSHSPFPENIEKTLSRLGTTVVLCLLTFLYAGINMFCWSAVQLKLSDPDLINKSHNWYRMAVFYTLRFLENALLLSLWYLYKTDFYTYVCAPLLLLQLLVAYAIGIFFMLVFYRFCHPCRRLFSSSMTQGLWDCSMLLCLSCKARSPENRLVESPEKGLKSPEASRETSDHSGYGTPNDTTFDLLDDSTYDVPNELAPGVGAETYGAIGYTVAIATHQGSQKP, encoded by the exons ATGCGTTTCCCCAGTTCCAtatttgtctctgtgtctctcttcacGGCCGAGACCACGGCAGCTCTCTACCTCAGCTCCACATATCGCTCAGCCGGTGATCAAATCTGGCAAGGACTCACTCTCCTGTTTACGCTTCTCGCGTCTGTGCTCGTACAACTGACCCTCACGTTCATCCATCGGGACCTTAACAGGGACCGACCACTTGTGCTGTTCCTACACCTTCTTCAGCTTGGACCCATCGTTAG GTGTTTGGAGGCCTTCTGCATCTATGGCAGCGTGGGCGTCGTGGAGGAGCCCTACGTCAGCATCACCAAGAAGAAGCAGATCCCCCGTGGGGGGccggcggaggaggtggagcgccACGTTGGTCAGGCGGAGGGCAAACTCTTCACCCACAGGGCAGCCTTCGCCCGCACCTCCGTCATCCAGGCCTTCCTGGGCTCCGCCCCTCAGCTCACGTTGCAGCTCTACATCTGCGTCCTGCAGCGAGGAATGTCCGTGGGGAGAG gcaCTCTGATGGTCATCTCCCTGCTATCCATCGTCTACGGAGCCCTTCGCTGCAACATCCTGGCCATCAAAATCAAATACGAGGAGTACGAAGTGGACATCAGCCCCATGGCGTACTTCAGCGTCTTCATGTGGCGCGGCTTTGAGATCGCCACGCGCGTCGTGGTGCTGGTCCTCTTCAGCTCCGTGCTCAAGCTCTGGGTGCTGCCCGTGGTGTCCCTCAACTTCCTCGCCTTCTTCTTCTACCCCTGGGTCCTGTTCTGGCTGAGTCACTCGCCGTTCCCCGAGAACATCGAGAAGACCCTGAGCCGGCTGGGGACCACCGTCGTGCTCTGCCTGCTCACCTTCCTCTACGCGGGCATCAACATGTTCTGCTGGTCGGCGGTGCAGCTGAAGCTCAGCGACCCCGACCTCATCAACAAGTCGCACAACTGGTACCGCATGGCCGTGTTCTACACGCTGCGCTTCCTGGAGAACGCCTTGCTGCTGTCGCTCTGGTACCTGTACAAGACCGACTTCTACACCTACGTCTGCgcaccgctgctgctgctgcagctgctggtcGCCTACGCCATCGGCATCTTCTTCATGCTGGTCTTCTATCGCTTCTGTCACCCCTGCCGGCGGTTGTTTTCCTCAAGCATGACCCAGGGTCTTTGGGACTGCTCCATGCTCCTCTGCCTGTCCTGCAAGGCTCGGTCGCCCGAGAACAGGCTGGTAGAAAGCCCTGAGAAGGGACTAAAAAGCCCTGAAGCAAGCAGAGAGACGTCTGATCATTCTGGGTACGGGACACCCAACGACACGACTTTCGACCTGCTTGATGACTCCACGTATGACGTTCCTAATGAATTGGCTCCCGGTGTAGGAGCTGAGACATACGGTGCCATCGGCTACACCGTTGCCATTGCAACTCATCAAGGATCGCAGAAACCTTGA
- the xk gene encoding membrane transport protein XK isoform X2 → MAECLEAFCIYGSVGVVEEPYVSITKKKQIPRGGPAEEVERHVGQAEGKLFTHRAAFARTSVIQAFLGSAPQLTLQLYICVLQRGMSVGRGTLMVISLLSIVYGALRCNILAIKIKYEEYEVDISPMAYFSVFMWRGFEIATRVVVLVLFSSVLKLWVLPVVSLNFLAFFFYPWVLFWLSHSPFPENIEKTLSRLGTTVVLCLLTFLYAGINMFCWSAVQLKLSDPDLINKSHNWYRMAVFYTLRFLENALLLSLWYLYKTDFYTYVCAPLLLLQLLVAYAIGIFFMLVFYRFCHPCRRLFSSSMTQGLWDCSMLLCLSCKARSPENRLVESPEKGLKSPEASRETSDHSGYGTPNDTTFDLLDDSTYDVPNELAPGVGAETYGAIGYTVAIATHQGSQKP, encoded by the exons ATGGCGGA GTGTTTGGAGGCCTTCTGCATCTATGGCAGCGTGGGCGTCGTGGAGGAGCCCTACGTCAGCATCACCAAGAAGAAGCAGATCCCCCGTGGGGGGccggcggaggaggtggagcgccACGTTGGTCAGGCGGAGGGCAAACTCTTCACCCACAGGGCAGCCTTCGCCCGCACCTCCGTCATCCAGGCCTTCCTGGGCTCCGCCCCTCAGCTCACGTTGCAGCTCTACATCTGCGTCCTGCAGCGAGGAATGTCCGTGGGGAGAG gcaCTCTGATGGTCATCTCCCTGCTATCCATCGTCTACGGAGCCCTTCGCTGCAACATCCTGGCCATCAAAATCAAATACGAGGAGTACGAAGTGGACATCAGCCCCATGGCGTACTTCAGCGTCTTCATGTGGCGCGGCTTTGAGATCGCCACGCGCGTCGTGGTGCTGGTCCTCTTCAGCTCCGTGCTCAAGCTCTGGGTGCTGCCCGTGGTGTCCCTCAACTTCCTCGCCTTCTTCTTCTACCCCTGGGTCCTGTTCTGGCTGAGTCACTCGCCGTTCCCCGAGAACATCGAGAAGACCCTGAGCCGGCTGGGGACCACCGTCGTGCTCTGCCTGCTCACCTTCCTCTACGCGGGCATCAACATGTTCTGCTGGTCGGCGGTGCAGCTGAAGCTCAGCGACCCCGACCTCATCAACAAGTCGCACAACTGGTACCGCATGGCCGTGTTCTACACGCTGCGCTTCCTGGAGAACGCCTTGCTGCTGTCGCTCTGGTACCTGTACAAGACCGACTTCTACACCTACGTCTGCgcaccgctgctgctgctgcagctgctggtcGCCTACGCCATCGGCATCTTCTTCATGCTGGTCTTCTATCGCTTCTGTCACCCCTGCCGGCGGTTGTTTTCCTCAAGCATGACCCAGGGTCTTTGGGACTGCTCCATGCTCCTCTGCCTGTCCTGCAAGGCTCGGTCGCCCGAGAACAGGCTGGTAGAAAGCCCTGAGAAGGGACTAAAAAGCCCTGAAGCAAGCAGAGAGACGTCTGATCATTCTGGGTACGGGACACCCAACGACACGACTTTCGACCTGCTTGATGACTCCACGTATGACGTTCCTAATGAATTGGCTCCCGGTGTAGGAGCTGAGACATACGGTGCCATCGGCTACACCGTTGCCATTGCAACTCATCAAGGATCGCAGAAACCTTGA
- the LOC115533103 gene encoding lanC-like protein 3 — MEDNLCFLNPFSDYKGALHSSRGTAAIVSTVTATVDIILKQVPLDPGDYDGGLYDGPAGVAYMLFHVAECALFSEQRDAYLETAKRIIDASVRHVDADRDVNTRAAFLLGGAGIYAVAAMIYKAMGLAEFVKPLAKFCNLWEVCAPINFLECGSDELFAGRTGYLCAALVLKQKLGFEILRKEQIKAICHAIIDSGKQYAKKKRKPFPLMYSYYGTEYLGAAHGLSAVLQMLLSHHEVLSRPERDLVWQSVDFLMTQEQNCNWPAELGAIIQRENQLVHWCHGAPGVAYLFAKAYLVNNKPQYLDTCIRSGELVWQKGLLKKGPGICHGVAGSAYVFLMLYRLTGNSKYIYRAQRFAEFLFSKEFKAGSCSVTRSYSLFEGLSGTVCFLVDLLQPDQSEFPLFSIFV, encoded by the exons ATGGAAGACAACCTATGTTTTCTCAACCCCTTCTCCGACTACAAAGGTGCGCTGCACTCAAGCCGAGGCACCGCGGCCATCGTGTCCACGGTCACTGCCACTGTGGATATCATCCTGAAACAGGTTCCTCTCGACCCTGGCGACTACGACGGCGGGCTGTACGACGGTCCTGCGGGTGTGGCGTACATGTTATTCCATGTCGCTGAATGCGCGTTGTTTTCCGAGCAGAGAGATGCGTATCTCGAGACAGCGAAGCGAATCATCGACGCCTCCGTCAGACACGTGGACGCCGACCGAGACGTAAACACGCGGGCCGCCTTTCTTCTCGGCGGGGCTGGGATTTACGCGGTGGCAGCGATGATCTATAAAGCCATGGGGCTGGCTGAGTTTGTTAAACCCCTGGCCAAATTTTGTAACCTGTGGGAGGTTTGCGCGCCCATTAATTTCCTTGAGTGTGGCTCAGATGAACTGTTCGCAGGCCGGACGGGTTACCTGTGTGCTGCCCTCGTTCTCAAACAGAAGCTTGGCTTCGAG ATTCTTAGAAAGGAACAAATTAAAGCTATATGCCACGCCATCATTGATTCTGGAAAACAATAtgcaaagaaaaagagaaaacccTTTCCGCTAATGTACTCATATTATGGAACAGAATACCTAG GTGCAGCGCACGGCCTCTCCGCTGTGCTCCAGATGCTGCTGAGCCACCACGAGGTGCTCAGCCGGCCTGAGAGGGACCTGGTGTGGCAGAGCGTGGACTTCCTCATGACCCAGGAGCAGAACTGCAACTGGCCCGCCGAGCTGGGAGCCATCATCCAGAGGGAGAACCAACTGGTGCACTGGTGCCATGGCGCCccgg GCGTGGCGTACCTGTTTGCTAAAGCCTATCTGGTCAACAACAAGCCCCAGTACCTGGACACGTGCATCCGCAGCGGGGAGCTGGTGTGGCAGAAGGGCCTGCTGAAGAAGGGACCAGGGATTTGTCACGGAGTGGCCGGCAGCGCCTACGTCTTCCTCATGCTCTACCGGCTCACTGGGAACTCCAAATACATCTACCGCGCTCAGAG GTTTGCTGAATTCCTGTTCTCGAAGGAGTTTAAGGCAGGCTCGTGCTCGGTAACCCGTAGTTACAGCCTGTTTGAGGGGTTATCGGGTACCGTCTGTTTCCTGGTGGATCTCCTGCAGCCCGACCAATCAGAATTCCCGCTTTTCAGCATCTTTGTGTAA